GAAGGCATGGCAGACGTTCAGGACTGTCTGCCCTGACCAACGGGCCGACCGGGGGCCAGCTACCCAATGACTGCACTGAAGGCTCCTGATCCACCCTGTGGAGGAAACACTCCCCCTCGTGGAGGTGGTATAAGAATAGGACACGGGGGCCTGGACCACAGGATGAAAACAGACATCGTCACCCCTTTTCCCCAACACGCCTTCTTAAGTGTCAACACTGGAGATAGAAGCCTCCCTGAAGGAAGGTTCACAACCGTAGAAAGTTGAAAAGAGAAGCTTCTTTAAATGCCAGTTTATCAagataaatgaaagcatatgacATTGGGCTTAAGATCTTATGACACGTCTCTGATGGGCCCTACTGACCACAAGGACCAGGGACGTGGCTAGGCGGCCAAGCGCTGGTGTCCAGAGGCAAGAAGATGCCTGAACTGGACCTGAGTCCCTCTGACACATGCAACGGGCAAGGAAACCGGGTATGGGCAAAACAGGTGGTCCCGACACTGAAATGCTCTTTTACAACTTCCTCTTCTGTGTCAGCTGTCAGCCTCTGTTTCCAAGTCTCTCAATGCAGAGCATCAAGTCCCCAAACATAGAATAACTAACAGTAATTACAACAGTCAGGTGGCATTCTGCACCTACTCCACATCAGGCATTGTTCTGGGACATTTATGCACATTTTCTCACCTCACCCTCCCAAGAATGGGTACACTGAGGCACGGGGCAGGTACATGGCTCCTCCTGAAGTCAGATGCATGGCACACGGGGGGAGACAGGGGGAAAACCCACAGTCTGGTTCCTGGTCTTACCTGCTACACTGCAAGGCTGCCCCCAGCACCCTGTCCTCACGTCAGCCTCACTCCCTCTTGACTTCATTGTAATGAAGTTTCCCCCCCCGCCGAGACAGTATTGGGAGCACGACCAAGCTGACAGCAATTCTGTAGGAAAACAGGAAGAGCACGCCTTCGTGCTCTACTCAGAAGGAGAGAAACGTGTGCGAAGAGGTACCAGGTGACATGCAGCAGCCGGCACACGTTCAACAACACAACACTGAGCCCAGTTCCAGTTCTTGCCATAGAACATTCCATCTTATCCTCCCAGTAACCCGAGGGGATCTATCTACATatacacgtgtgcacacatgtgcattgTGTCTGCAGGCATGTAAAATAAGTGTACACACTCATCTGTACATGTGTATAGAATACACTTGCGTGTGTCTATGCATATCTGTGTGTATACACACGTGTGTGCGTAGAAGACAGATATATGctttttaatagatatttcatACAAGAGGCTACCAAGTCTCAGAAAGGACGAGTGACTTGCCCCAACATCCACAGCCTGTGAGAGTGCTGGAGACGGTGTCGGACCCCCAAGCATCCAACCCCAAAGCATGTGCCCTGACCTACCCCCTGCACCTACAACACCCTGACTTCACCCGTAGTGACAAACAGCCCCAGCGTGAGTGATTTCCGTGCCAGAACACAGTGGGAGCACATCAAGTTGCCGAAGAAGCCTCTTGCTGTGCTCTCTGTGGTATAAAAAGGAATGCCATTAAAGCAGAACCACACCTGGGGCCAGCTGGGCCTCCTTACAACCTGAAGAAGGCTCAAATCACGCTCAGGTGGTGGCCCCTTGAGTGACGTGAGAATTTGCAAAAAGAAATAGTCATTCATTGTGTTACATCATCTTCCATCAAAGAATTAAGCAAGTTTTACCATTATGAATATTAACAGCATCTTGGattaaattatcaaatttttttttttaaagtaaatgtgcTCCACCATCTATCGCAGAGAGTCAACAATCACCACACAACAGTACGAGAGCGGTCATGATCATTTGCTGCCCTTTCCTGGCTGACCAAACAGTGTCTACTGCTTTGACAGGCACTATGGAATCTAACCCCCACACCGTGAGCGGCAGCTCTTACCACGAGTACCTCTCCTACTAATACCTCGTTGGAATGCCCTCTAAGAAATCCTTGCTTGCTTCCTACTCTGCAGATCCTCCAATAGTTTCTCTCTGACGCTGGAAAAATTTGCACAGAAGGTGTATTTGTTTCAACCGAGTCATTCTGCGACACCTGGGTCTCTCCCTGCGAAAGGAACCCCGGGGGCGAAGGCTTTGGGGAAGGGAGAAGTGTGCCACGGGATGGATGTTTGCTCGCACAAATAGGCTCCTGGGAAGCAGGACGCAGCGAAGGGTGCAAAGGTGAGAAGCAGTGAGCACCCGGGGCGGATGGTGCAGCCGCTCGGGCTTGCTACTTACCAGCTCCGTGTGAGCTTTCAGATGTGCCTGCAGCTTGTATTTATCTGGAGTGTTGTAGTCGCAGCCGTCGGTGGGACACTTCAGCAAGATGTTGCTGTGCTTCTGAATAACGTGGCGCTTGAGGCAATTCTTGGTGATGGAGGAGTACTGGCACTGAGAACAGTGGTGCAGGTGCTCCCGCGTGTGCGTGCGCACGTGCATGTCAAAGTGCACCTGGTACCAAAAAAGTTTGCCTAAAACAACACCGTCACGTGAGAACAAGGAAGTTTCTTTTACACCGAATTTGATTTTCtcgttattttttttccccctataatgTGTAGCACTGTCTCTGGCCTGTCCAGGTCACCCTTCGCCCTTTCCTCATTTCTGTCTGGAAATTACCTTTcaaaggtgggagggaggagaccTGAAGGGCGCTGCTATGTCTGCATGGTGTCAGAGCTGGGAGAGCAGggaacaaatatttcctgaggaCCAATGACAGTGCCAAATATGACTGTGCACATGCATAAGTCAGAGTCTCTAAGCtctgctgagcccccggggccAGCGCAGGGCGTCCTGCTCCCGGTGCTGCCAGCAACCCAGGAGATGCAGAGGCCACACATGCTTGCCCTGCACGCTGCGAGGGCTCTATGCGGGGCTCCCCACCAAGAGCTGCGCTGACCACATGGCCACAAGTTATGCTATTCTTCACATGTGCCGTGTGCTCGTAACAATTCCCATTAGCTCCAGTTCTGGCAGAGGTCCTGGGATAAAGTTCTGTGTGTGCCTGACCATGCCAGTGCGGCTAACTGCCTGTCTCCACAGAGGCTCCACGTGCTAACCTCTAACGCAGGGGGCCACCTGTTGCTATCTACAAATGATGAAGGACAGCTCATTCAGAAGTGGTTTTTTTGCAGACATGAGCTCCCATCAGACACGAGGGGACCCAAAGCAAGCTGGGGATGGGTGGGGCTGCTGGAACCAGAGCTCAACCAGCTGCTTGCCCAGCGCTGCCTCTCCTTACCACAGTATTCACACTCCAGGTCCCCATACACCTTCCGGATCCTCTCGCACAGACCGGTGTTCATCCGTCTCTTCTGTAAACCGTCCAGGATCTTCATGAATGCGCTGATGCCGGCCCGGTGCTCGGAGGCAGGTGCGCACGAGTCAGGCTGGGGCAGGGCCACGTCCCCTCCATCCGCTGCCAGCGCAGGGTCTGAGGCCTCAGCTGCGTCTGAGCCGAGGCACCTACCAGGATCTGGTCCCTCAGATGGGAGGGCAGCCCCTTCCTGCCCCGACCCCGGCGGGCTCTCGGCACCCTGAGTCTCCTGGTTTGCCTCCGTGCTTCTGGCCTCAGGCTGCAGTGGTGTGACTTCTTCGCCCTGAGTCTGGGAGGAGGCTCCGTGCGGGGCATCCAAGGTGTCCTCGGGAGCAGTGCGAGCCTCCGAGGAGGAGGTATCACTCTTTAACAAAAACCCATCGGAAACCACTGCATGTGAATGCGGGTCCGAGGAGTCCACAGTGGCTTCCGACTCGCAGGGTGACAGGGCAGCACtttggggctggggggtggctgCGTGCACAGGTGGGGCAGGCTCTCCCACAGAGGCCTCGggctccttctgtccctcctcagGCTGGGCATCTGCAGGGCAGGTGGCCTCCTTGGGCGCATTCACCCCCTGGCACACAAACTCCTCCTCTGCCAGCTGCAGCTGGCCCCCCAAGGCTTCTTGCTGGATGTCCCCGCCAGGCTCcaggaggcagaagctctggttGATGGAGCTGGTGAAGAGCCCAGTCTCCTGTGCAGCCCCATGGGCCTCACGGATGTGGGAGCGCAGCCTGATGGAACTGACAAACTTCTTGAGGCATATGGCACAGACGTACACGAAGGGGTGCTTCCTGACGTGTAGCTCCAGCGCCTGGTACTTGGTGGCCCCGTGGCCACAGAGCTCGCAGGCAAAGGGCCACTTGTCCCCGTGCACCAGCATGTGACGGTCGCGGTCCAGCTCGTTCTTGAACTTGCGCTCGCAGATGTGGCAGTCGTAAAGCAGCTGCCGCTTGCCCTCCCTGGTCATCAAGCAAAGCTCGTCCAAGGCCTCCTTGACCTTCTGGTCCTGGGGGTCGTGCGCATCTCGGATGTGCTTGATGAGGTTCTTGACATCGGAGTACTTCTTCTTGCAGAAGCGGCAGTGCTGCTTGATCTTCTTGTGCACGCGCTCAACGTGCACTTTGAGATGCCCTTTGCTCAGGCAGGTGAAAGAGCAGTAGTCGCAGGCGAACTTCTCGCCGGTGTGTTTCCGCAAGTGCACGTTCAGGTTGGCCTTGATGGCGCTGGCGTAGCTGCAGTGGGAGCACTTGTAGGGCTTCTCGTTGGTATGGATCCTCAGGTGGGCCTGCAGTGAGTGCTTGAACTTGAAGACCTTGTTGCAGTACTCACATGTGAAGATCTTGAGTTGGGTGGGCCCTAGCCTAGAAAGAGACAACAGCACGGTTGTTACAGGTGGAGGCACAGCACCTCCCCAAGGACCTTCAGTTCCTCTGTAGGAACCAGATACCAAAGGCTCACGGTAAACGAAATGGCACTGAGCAGGACCGCAGGGCCGAGTATAGGTCCCTGTTCCTCAGGGCCTCACCGTGTTGGGCAGCGTGGGGAGGAGACAGGTCGGCACACGCTTGCACGACAGCATGGTCAGTGGTGACAGGAACACaggatggggggaga
The nucleotide sequence above comes from Canis lupus baileyi chromosome 14, mCanLup2.hap1, whole genome shotgun sequence. Encoded proteins:
- the ZFAT gene encoding zinc finger protein ZFAT isoform X5 produces the protein MGHCYVSKIAQLYSSWHWDWEWNLENTAIFMCKCCNLFSPNQSELLSHVSEKHAEEGVNVDEIIIPLRPLSTPEPTNPSKSGDEFSVMKRKRGRPKGSTKKPSAEEELAESIVGPSEDSPPVPEEGSSLAPGSLECSKCCRKFSNPRQLRKHICIIVLNLGEEDGEAGDESDLELERKYKEDDREKTPRRPRTQRTEKVQKIPSGKEAGQISGVKKPIISVVLTAHEAIPGATKIVPVEAGPPETGAANPETTTADLAPRRGYQEYAIQQTPYEQPMKSSRLGPTQLKIFTCEYCNKVFKFKHSLQAHLRIHTNEKPYKCSHCSYASAIKANLNVHLRKHTGEKFACDYCSFTCLSKGHLKVHVERVHKKIKQHCRFCKKKYSDVKNLIKHIRDAHDPQDQKVKEALDELCLMTREGKRQLLYDCHICERKFKNELDRDRHMLVHGDKWPFACELCGHGATKYQALELHVRKHPFVYVCAICLKKFVSSIRLRSHIREAHGAAQETGLFTSSINQSFCLLEPGGDIQQEALGGQLQLAEEEFVCQGVNAPKEATCPADAQPEEGQKEPEASVGEPAPPVHAATPQPQSAALSPCESEATVDSSDPHSHAVVSDGFLLKSDTSSSEARTAPEDTLDAPHGASSQTQGEEVTPLQPEARSTEANQETQGAESPPGSGQEGAALPSEGPDPGRCLGSDAAEASDPALAADGGDVALPQPDSCAPASEHRAGISAFMKILDGLQKRRMNTGLCERIRKVYGDLECEYCGKLFWYQVHFDMHVRTHTREHLHHCSQCQYSSITKNCLKRHVIQKHSNILLKCPTDGCDYNTPDKYKLQAHLKAHTELPFRCAHCHYSCNISGSLKRHYNRKHPNEEYANVGTGELAADALIQQGGLKCPVCSFVYGTKWEFNRHLKNKHGLKLVENEGDPKWEPATETPEEPSTQYVHITEAEEDVQGTQAAVAALQDLRYTSESGDRLDPTAVNILQQIIELGTEAHDATAVASVVAMAPGTVTVVKQVTDEEPSSNHTVMIQETLQQASVELAEQHHLVVSSDDVEGIETVTVYTQGGEASEFIVYVQEAMQPMEEQAVGPQAQEL